The following proteins are encoded in a genomic region of Nicotiana sylvestris chromosome 4, ASM39365v2, whole genome shotgun sequence:
- the LOC138890616 gene encoding secreted RxLR effector protein 161-like, whose protein sequence is MYRGIIGSLLYLTVSRPDIVINMGLCARFQSNPKESHLKAAKRIMRYLKGTHDLVLKNKSRMAHFLGSCLILWGTRKQNSVALSTAEAENVDAASCCAQFL, encoded by the exons ATGTATAGAGGCATCATTGGATCTCTCCTCTATCTTACTGTAAGTAGGCCAGATATTGTTATCAATATGGGACTATGTGCAAGGTTTcagtcaaatcccaaggaatctcatctgaaggctgccaaaagaattaTGAGATATCTTAAAGGAACACATGACCTGGTTCT GAAAAACAAATCTAGAATGGCTCACTTCCTAGGATCATGTCTTATTTTatggggcacaaggaagcaaaattcagtAGCTCTTTCAACAGCTGAGGCAGAAAATGTTGATGCAGCTTCCTGCTGTGCTCAGTTTCTATAG